The following coding sequences lie in one Arachis ipaensis cultivar K30076 chromosome B05, Araip1.1, whole genome shotgun sequence genomic window:
- the LOC107641022 gene encoding uncharacterized protein LOC107641022 → MPGIPRNAGRPSNPMVQRPPKRSITAFADISQSFLAWFTTRIAKVKHPINLLGVTRKLGEPTRKFLDRFNDECLEIDGLTDSVASLCLTNGLLNEDFRKHITTKPVWTMQEIQSVGKEYINDEKVSQVVAANKRQLLNSSAQQVPQVDRCKEAPKDGTPTKQHRQPPRVRRFTNYTPLTAPIVEVYQQITDKGILSRCRPLKERTGGNKNLYCDYHKGFGHKTQDCFDLKDALEQAIQEGKLSEFSRLIREPRRRERERSEEDRSRTVKARQEPAGATDNPPTFVVNVVVGRDTPPPNLS, encoded by the coding sequence ATGCCGGGCATTCCCCGTAACGCTGGCCGGCCTAGCAATCcgatggttcaacgccctcccaaaaGATCCATCACAGCTTTCGCAGACATATCCCAGAGCTTCCTGGCTTGGTTCACGACACGCATAGCCAAGGTGAAACACCCAATCAACTTATTGGGGGTTACCCGAAAACTCGGGGAGCCGACCAGGAAGTTCCTAGATAGATTCAACGATGAGTGCTTAGAGATCGACGGCCTCACGGACTCAGTCGCTAGTCTATGCCTAACAAACGGCCTGTTAAATGAGGACTTTAGGAAGCACATCACAACTAAGCCTGTATGGACCATGCAGGAAATTCAAAGCGTGGGTAAGGAATACATCAACGATGAAAAAGTCAGTCAGGTTGTAGCAGCCAATAAGCGGCAGCTCCTTAACTCTTCAGCTCAGCAGGTCCCTCAGGTCGATAGATGCAAGGAGGCCCCCAAGGATGGAACCCCAACCAAGCAGCACAGACAACCTCCGCGGGTCAGAAGGTTCACAAACTATACGCCACTCACGGCGCCCATAGTGGAAGTTTACCAGCAAATTACAGACAAGGGAATCCTGTCCAGATGCAGACCATTGAAAGAGAGAACGGGAGGCAATAAGAACCTTTACTGTGATTATCACAAGGGTTtcgggcacaagacccaagactgttTCGACCTCAAAGATGCCTTGGAACAGGCTATCCAGGAAGGAAAGTTAAGTGAGTTCTCTCGACTTATTCGGGAGCCAAGGAGACGAGAACGGGAGCGCTCAGAAGAAGATCGGAGCCGTACCGTCAAGGCAAGACAAGAACCCGCAGGGGCCACTGACAACCCTCCAACTTTTGTGGTGAACGTCGTGGTCGGACGAGATACCCCCCCCCCAAATCTAAGTTAG